From a single Glycine soja cultivar W05 chromosome 19, ASM419377v2, whole genome shotgun sequence genomic region:
- the LOC114400473 gene encoding aquaporin SIP1-2-like: MVGAIKAAIGDAVLTFMWVFCSSVLGIASGYITNALNLQHITYNGFPYASFLVTTTLVFVLVFLFTIIGNVLGGASFNPTGTASFYAVGLGSDTLFSMALRFPAQAAGAAGGAMAIMEVIPAKYRHMIGGPSLKVDLHTGAVAEGVLTFVITFAVLLIFLRGPRSDLLKTWLLATATVVLVMVGSAYTGPAMNPANAFGWAYLNNWHNTWDQFYVYWICPFTGAILAAWLFRAVFPPPPPPEVKQKKA; this comes from the exons ATGGTTGGTGCTATAAAAGCAGCGATTGGAGACGCAGTGTTGACTTTCATGTGGGTGTTCTGTTCCTCTGTGTTGGGAATTGCTTCTGGGTACATAACCAATGCCCTTAACCTTCAACACATCACCTACAATGGGTTCCCTTACGCTTCTTTTCTTGTCACCACCACCCtcgtttttgttcttgtttttcttttcaccaTCATCGGCAATGTTCTTGGTGGGGCCAGCTTCAACCCAACCGGCACCGCTTCCTTCTACGCTGTTGGTCTTGGTTCGGATACGCTCTTCTCAATGGCGCTTCGGTTCCCTGCGCAG GCAGCTGGTGCTGCGGGTGGTGCAATGGCAATTATGGAAGTGATTCCTGCGAAGTACAGGCACATGATTGGGGGGCCTTCTTTGAAAGTGGATTTGCACACCGGGGCTGTCGCTGAAGGGGTGTTGACCTTTGTGATTACCTTTGCTGTTCTCCTCATCTTCCTCAGGGGCCCTCGTAGTGACTTGTTGAAGACTTGGTTACTGGCCACGGCAACTGTAGTTTTGGTCATGGTTGGATCTGCCTACACTGGGCCTGCCATGAATCCTGCTAAT GCTTTTGGCTGGGCATACTTAAACAactggcacaacacatgggACCAATTCTATGTATACTGGATTTGTCCCTTCACCGGAGCAATATTGGCTGCTTGGCTGTTCCGTGCTGTctttcctccaccaccaccaccagaaGTAAAACAGAAGAAAGCATGA
- the LOC114400472 gene encoding apyrase 2-like, giving the protein MLKRPGRQESLADKIYRFRGTLLVVAIPLLLITFVLYVMPSSISNESVGGYALVNRKVSPVEKSAGSYAVIFDAGSSGSRVHVFHFDHNLDLVHIGKDLELFVQKKPGLSAFAKNPKQAAESLVSLLEEAESVVPRELRSKTPVRVGATAGLRALEGDASDRILQAVRDLLKDRSSLKSESDAVTVLDGTQEGAYQWVTINYLLGNLGKDHSKTVGVVDLGGGSVQMAYAISETDAAMAPKVADGGDPYVKEMFLRGRKYYLYVHSYLHYGLLAARAEILKASDDAENPCIISGYDGSYNYGGKLFKASSGSSGTSLNECKSVALRALKVNESTCTHMKCTFGGIWNGGGGDGQKNLFVASFFFDRAVEAGFADPNLPVAIVRPADFEDAAKQACQTKLENAKSTFPRVDEGNLPYLCMDLIYQYTLLVDGFGIYPWQEITLVKKVKYDDALVEAAWPLGSAIEAVSST; this is encoded by the exons ATGCTGAAGCGCCCCGGCCGCCAGGAGTCCCTCGCCGACAAGATCTACCGGTTCCGGGGGACGCTGCTCGTCGTGGCGATCCCGCTTCTCCTCATCACCTTCGTCCTCTACGTCATGCCGTCCAGCATCTCTAACGAGTCCGTCGGAGGCTACGCCCTCGTTAACCGGAAAGTATCCCCCGTCGAGAAATCCGCCGGCTCCTACGCCGTCATCTTCGACGCCGGCAGCTCCGGCAGCCGCGTCCACGTCTTCCATTTCGATCACAACCTAGATCTCGTTCACATTGGCAAAGATCTCGAGCTTTTCGTCCAg AAAAAACCGGGTTTGAGTGCGTTCGCTAAGAATCCGAAACAGGCAGCGGAATCTTTGGTTTCGCTTTTGGAGGAAGCGGAGAGTGTTGTTCCTCGTGAATTGCGATCCAAGACACCAGTTCGAGTTGGG GCAACTGCGGGTTTGAGGGCTTTGGAAGGGGATGCATCGGATAGGATTTTGCAAGCG gTAAGGGATTTGCTTAAGGATAGGAGTAGCCTTAAATCTGAGAGTGATGCAGTTACGGTACTGGATGGAACACAAGAAGGTGCTTATCAATGG GTTACTATCAACTATCTATTGGGAAACTTGGGAAAAGATCATTCAAAGACTGTTGGGGTAGTTGATCTTGGAGGTGGATCTGTTCAAATGGCTTATGCCATCTCAGAGACAGATGCTGCCATGGCTCCAAAAGTAGCAGATGGCGGGGACCCATATGTCAAGGAGATGTTCCTGAGGGGAAGGAAATACTATCTTTATGTTCACAG TTACTTGCACTATGGTTTACTAGCTGCTCGTGCAGAGATTTTAAAGGCTTCTGATGATGCTGAAAACCCTTGTATCATATCTGGCTATGATG gaTCCTACAATTATGGAGGAAAGTTGTTTAAGGCTTCATCCGGCTCTTCTGGAACAAGCTTAAATGAATGCAAAAGTGTTGCTCTTAGGGCTCTCAAAGTTAATGAGTCAACATGTACTCATATGAAGTGTACTTTTGGTGGGATATGGAATGGTGGAGGGGGGGATGGACAGAAGAACCTTTTTGTTGCCTCTTTCTTCTTTGACCGAGCTGTCGAg GCTGGTTTTGCTGATCCCAACTTGCCAGTCGCGATAGTTCGTCCTGCAGATTTTGAGGATGCAGCTAAGCAAGCATGTCAAACAAAACTTGAGAATGCCAAATCCACTTTTCCTCGTGTTGATGAGGGGAACCTTCCATATCTTTGCATGGATCTTATATACCAGTATACACTGCTTGTTGATGGGTTTG GCATATATCCATGGCAAGAGATTACATTGGTGAAGAAAGTTAAATACGATGATGCCCTGGTTGAGGCAGCATGGCCCCTAGGCAGCGCCATTGAAGCCGTGTCATCTACGTAA